The following DNA comes from Bacteroidia bacterium.
TAAAATTATTATTTGTGTTTCCGATAATGGAACCGGAATCCCCCCTGAACAGATAAAGTATCTTTTTGATAAAAATCAGTTTGTACAAACAAAAGGAACAGCAAATGAAGAAGGAACAGGGCTTGGACTAAAATTGTGCAAAGAATTTATTGAACTGAATAACGGAAAGATTTGGGTTGAAAGTAATCAGGGTTCAGGAAGTCGGTTTTATATTTCAGTTCCAGCTTAACAAATGAACAAATAAAACGATTCTAAAAGAAATAAATGTTCTGAAAACGTGATAGTTGAAAAAAATAGTAAAAAATAATTCAAAAAAAGGTGGTTATCTTTATTAAAAATTTAGTCATACAAATGGAAGCCTCTTATTCTGACGAACAAATAATACAAGGAATCAAAGACAGGAATAATATGATTTTATATTATTTGTATTCAGAATATCAAGAGGAAATAATTGATTTTATTATGACAAATAAGGGAAGTCGAAAGGAAGCAGAAGGTATTTTTCAGGATTCATTTGTGAAATTTTATCAGAAAATTCATGAAAAGGAGTTTGTTTTAAGAAAATCTTTTGACGCTTACTTCAAAAGTATTTGTTTGAATACATGGGTTTCAGAAGTGAAATTGAAAAACAGAAAAAGTTCTACAGGTGTAATACCCGAAGAAATTGACGATACAGAGATGGTTCTTTTCTATGAATATAAAAATGAACAACTGCGAAAAATTATTGGAAAGGAATTCTCAAAACTCGGTGAAAACTGTAGGAGAATATTAAAAATGTATTATTTTCAAAGAAAGCAAATGGCTGAAATAGCCTTTCTTATGGACTATAAAAACGCTCAGATAGCAATGAATAAAAAATACAAGTGTCTGATATATTTAAAAGAACTAATAGAAAAACATCCCACTTTTAAAAGTCTGATAAATGAATAAAGAAGAAAGAACTATATTAATTGAACAGTATCTTGACGGTGAATTACAGGGTGAGAATTTGAAGAATTTTGAATCCCAACTCCAAAATGACAAAGAATTTGCACAGGACTATTTCCTTCAAAAAGAGATAAGAAATGCTTTATCAGACTGGGAGATTATTGACTTACGTGAAAAATTAGATAAAATTCAGAAAGATTTTAAAAAAAATAAACAACGTGCCATAATAAAGAAACCAGTTTTACTTTTTTCAGCCTGTGCTGTTATTGCCATATTAATTGTTTCTTCCATTTTTATATTTGATAAATCTTATACTAATGATGAGTTATATGAAAAATATTATACACATTATGTTGCAGGAATCCAGACAAGAGGTATTGAAAAAACAACTACCGATACTTATACACAGGCATTAAAAGCATACGACAATAAACAATATATTGAAGCTATTGATTTATTAAATCGAATACCTGATACATCGCAAACCCATACAATCGCAAAAGAATATTTCACAGGCTTATCGTATATGGAATTGAAAAAATATGATGAAGCAATTAAACATTTCAATTCGGTTGCAGATGACTATCAAACCGCTTTTCATGAGAATATTATATGGTATTTAGGTTTGTGTTATATAAAAACAAACTAGGGTATTTACTTCTTGCCACTAAGTTGTATCTTTGTGGTCATGGACTATCCAAGGACACAAATGGAGTTTGAGAAAACTTTTTCAAGTGAAGAAAAATGCGTACAGTACCTAATAGATGTACGTTGGCCAAATGGTTATACATGTCATTGCGGCGGGCAAGAGTATTGGATAGCATCAAGGAGGCGGTTGAAGTGTAAAAGTTGCAACAGTATGGCATCTATAACATCAGGAACTCTCTTTGATCAGTCAAATAAGCCACTTACACACTGGTTTCGGGCTATATGGTGGATGATAGCACAGAAAAGTGGTGTTAGTGCAGTCGGGTTACAAAAGGTATTAGGAATAGGAAGCTATAAAACAGCATGGATATGGCTGCACAAGCTACGGACATTAATGGTACTTCCTGGACGGGATAAACTAACAGGGAAAGTAGAAATTGATGAAACTTTTGTTGGCGGCATAAGAGAAGGGAAGCGAGGTCGTGGTGCTGAGGATAAATCTTGCGTATTAATTGCTGTCGAAGTATTGCCGAAAGGAACTGGGCGGGTTAGGTTGAAACTGATTAAAGAAGTCAACGGGAAAAATCTTCTTAAGTTCATACGA
Coding sequences within:
- a CDS encoding sigma-70 family RNA polymerase sigma factor, translated to MEASYSDEQIIQGIKDRNNMILYYLYSEYQEEIIDFIMTNKGSRKEAEGIFQDSFVKFYQKIHEKEFVLRKSFDAYFKSICLNTWVSEVKLKNRKSSTGVIPEEIDDTEMVLFYEYKNEQLRKIIGKEFSKLGENCRRILKMYYFQRKQMAEIAFLMDYKNAQIAMNKKYKCLIYLKELIEKHPTFKSLINE
- a CDS encoding IS1595 family transposase, with the translated sequence MEFEKTFSSEEKCVQYLIDVRWPNGYTCHCGGQEYWIASRRRLKCKSCNSMASITSGTLFDQSNKPLTHWFRAIWWMIAQKSGVSAVGLQKVLGIGSYKTAWIWLHKLRTLMVLPGRDKLTGKVEIDETFVGGIREGKRGRGAEDKSCVLIAVEVLPKGTGRVRLKLIKEVNGKNLLKFIRTNVEKNSIVVTDGYRCYASVGKKGYTHIVQKQVIAMTEDEMLPNVHRVAALLKRWLLGTHQNYASADRLQKYLDEFSFRYNRRKSNSRGLLFHRVIEQAMSREPITNKKVLANKA
- a CDS encoding HAMP domain-containing histidine kinase, translating into KIIICVSDNGTGIPPEQIKYLFDKNQFVQTKGTANEEGTGLGLKLCKEFIELNNGKIWVESNQGSGSRFYISVPA